In a single window of the Dinghuibacter silviterrae genome:
- a CDS encoding threonine aldolase family protein: MPIDLRSDTVTKPTEAMLTAMFQAKVGDDVFREDSTVTELETRLAAEFGMEAGLFCPSGTMTNQIAIKMHTQPADEVICDRSAHVYIYEGGGIAFNSGCQVRAIDGIRGQINALQVEEAINPDDVHKAPTRLVCLENTANRGGGSCYDWASIVAIREVCNRHGLVLHLDGARIYNALIHKKETPKQYGEVFDSISICLSKGLGCPVGSVLVGRKKDIDRARRIRKVFGGGMRQAGYLAAAGLYALDHHVTRLEEDHKHAKALADALKGKDFVADILPVETNIVIFTVKGRYTAAGLSETLRKHDILAVAIAPTQVRMVTHLDFTPEMLSAVQGVLAGL; the protein is encoded by the coding sequence ATGCCGATCGACCTTCGTTCCGACACCGTCACCAAACCCACCGAAGCCATGCTCACCGCCATGTTTCAGGCCAAAGTCGGGGACGATGTGTTCCGTGAGGATTCCACCGTAACCGAGCTGGAAACCCGTCTGGCAGCCGAGTTTGGCATGGAGGCCGGGCTTTTTTGCCCGTCCGGAACCATGACCAACCAGATAGCTATCAAAATGCATACCCAGCCTGCGGACGAGGTAATTTGCGACAGATCGGCGCACGTCTATATCTACGAAGGAGGCGGTATTGCCTTTAATTCCGGCTGCCAGGTGCGTGCCATCGATGGCATTCGCGGACAGATCAATGCCCTCCAGGTGGAAGAGGCGATCAATCCCGACGACGTCCACAAGGCCCCTACCCGTCTCGTTTGCCTGGAAAACACGGCCAACCGCGGCGGCGGCAGTTGTTACGACTGGGCCTCGATCGTGGCCATCCGGGAGGTCTGTAACCGGCACGGCCTTGTCCTCCACCTGGACGGCGCGAGGATTTATAACGCACTGATTCACAAGAAAGAAACGCCCAAACAATACGGTGAAGTTTTCGACTCTATTTCCATCTGCCTGAGCAAGGGTCTGGGCTGCCCGGTCGGAAGCGTGTTGGTCGGCCGCAAAAAAGACATCGACCGCGCCCGCCGCATCCGCAAGGTGTTTGGGGGCGGGATGCGTCAGGCAGGATACCTCGCGGCGGCGGGTTTATATGCCCTGGACCACCACGTCACGCGGCTCGAAGAAGACCACAAACACGCAAAGGCACTGGCGGACGCCTTGAAGGGCAAAGACTTCGTAGCGGACATCCTTCCCGTGGAGACGAATATTGTCATTTTTACAGTTAAAGGGCGGTATACGGCCGCCGGTCTGTCAGAAACTTTGCGCAAACATGATATCCTCGCAGTGGCTATTGCGCCCACGCAGGTCCGTATGGTGACCCATCTCGATTTTACGCCGGAGATGCTGAGCGCCGTGCAAGGAGTCTTGGCGGGGCTGTAA
- a CDS encoding carboxy terminal-processing peptidase has protein sequence MQKWLKSMFSKKSVPIILVLLGVASVLYALKVKSFDNPASKYERILQTVGAFLEEGHYSPQRVDDAFSEKVFDKFITTLDGDKGYFLKKDVDSLKGLYGDRIDDEMHGAPLKSFYGISTVYSRDLDHASQLFKQILAQPFDFSVKEDVDMNYDKMSFASSDADLYDRWRKRLKYLVLERYVDLTEARDKEKEARDKGKSKDTTTLKTDVQLEAQARLAIYKIMDRNFTRLKTQETEDAQFDGMVNCITNTMDPHTDFFPPVERRSFNELMSGHFYGIGASLEEDDAGNIKIATLVAGSPAWKSGQIAAGDIILKVAQGNDSAQDLTGYAREDAVKIIRGSKGSVVKLTIKKADGSTKVVALIRDEILVEDTFARSATINDNGRKLGYIYLPVFYADFDHRDGARCSVDVAKEVEKLKEEKVDGIIIDLRGNGGGSLMDVVNMVGLFVKSGPVVQVRGRGDAQPSVMRDNDQGVLYSGPLAVLVNSNSASASEIFAAAIQDYHRGLIIGSDTYGKGTVQREIELDPRITGNWPKDSVADLGSIKLTLQKFYRISGGSTQLKGVTPDVAIPDQMEYLKDRERDNPDALKWDEISKAEYEPWRPGYDPVLIRKESEERVDRNPSFQTISKDARWLADQDDKRYPLEMTAYKDEKTQMQKIYQELEKVQKLPSPLDMTLMPMPSSIGGAQDTTSGKGAILAGRNQMFLNSFKNDLELGESVHIVGDMIKQGNLASGKVNFNNQQQ, from the coding sequence ATGCAAAAATGGCTTAAGTCTATGTTTAGTAAGAAAAGTGTACCCATTATCCTAGTGTTGCTTGGTGTCGCAAGTGTATTGTACGCATTGAAGGTAAAATCCTTCGATAATCCCGCCTCCAAATACGAAAGGATATTGCAGACCGTCGGCGCTTTCCTCGAAGAAGGCCACTACAGCCCTCAACGCGTAGACGACGCGTTTTCCGAAAAAGTGTTTGACAAATTCATCACGACCCTGGACGGGGATAAGGGCTACTTCCTGAAAAAGGACGTGGACTCCCTGAAAGGCCTGTACGGGGATCGCATCGACGACGAGATGCATGGCGCGCCGCTGAAGTCGTTCTATGGCATCAGTACCGTCTACTCCCGCGACCTCGACCACGCCTCGCAGTTGTTCAAACAGATCCTGGCCCAGCCGTTTGACTTTTCCGTAAAGGAAGACGTCGATATGAATTACGATAAGATGTCGTTCGCCTCTTCCGACGCCGATCTCTACGACCGCTGGCGGAAGCGGCTGAAATACCTGGTTTTGGAACGGTATGTTGACCTGACGGAGGCCCGCGACAAGGAGAAGGAAGCCCGCGACAAGGGGAAGAGCAAAGATACCACCACCCTCAAGACCGACGTCCAGCTCGAAGCCCAGGCCCGGCTCGCGATCTACAAAATCATGGACCGGAATTTTACCCGTCTGAAAACACAGGAAACGGAAGACGCACAGTTCGACGGCATGGTCAACTGCATCACGAACACGATGGATCCCCATACCGACTTTTTCCCCCCCGTCGAGCGCCGTTCGTTTAACGAGTTGATGAGCGGTCACTTTTACGGTATCGGCGCCTCCCTCGAAGAGGATGACGCCGGGAACATAAAAATCGCCACCCTGGTAGCGGGTAGCCCTGCCTGGAAGTCCGGTCAGATCGCCGCAGGGGACATTATCCTCAAAGTAGCCCAGGGGAATGACTCCGCCCAGGACCTCACCGGGTACGCCCGCGAGGACGCTGTCAAGATCATCCGGGGCAGCAAGGGCAGCGTTGTCAAACTCACCATCAAAAAAGCCGACGGCAGCACCAAGGTGGTTGCCCTTATCCGGGACGAAATCCTCGTGGAAGATACTTTTGCCCGCAGCGCCACCATCAACGACAATGGACGCAAGCTGGGCTACATCTACCTGCCGGTTTTCTATGCCGACTTTGACCATAGGGACGGGGCCCGTTGTTCCGTGGACGTGGCCAAAGAAGTAGAGAAGCTCAAGGAAGAAAAGGTAGACGGGATCATCATCGACCTCCGCGGTAACGGGGGCGGCTCGCTGATGGACGTCGTCAATATGGTTGGCCTGTTTGTCAAATCCGGTCCTGTTGTCCAGGTCCGGGGCAGGGGAGACGCCCAGCCCTCCGTGATGAGGGACAATGACCAGGGTGTGCTGTATAGCGGTCCCCTCGCCGTCCTTGTCAACAGCAACAGTGCCTCTGCTTCCGAAATCTTTGCCGCCGCCATCCAGGACTACCACCGCGGGCTGATCATCGGCAGCGATACGTATGGAAAAGGCACCGTGCAAAGGGAAATCGAGCTCGATCCCCGGATCACCGGGAACTGGCCGAAAGACTCCGTCGCCGACCTCGGTTCTATCAAACTGACTCTTCAGAAGTTCTATCGCATCAGCGGCGGATCCACCCAGTTAAAGGGTGTCACCCCCGACGTGGCTATACCCGACCAAATGGAGTACCTCAAGGACCGCGAACGGGACAACCCCGACGCCCTGAAATGGGATGAGATCTCCAAGGCCGAATACGAACCGTGGAGGCCCGGGTACGACCCCGTGCTGATCCGTAAGGAAAGTGAAGAGCGCGTAGACCGCAATCCTTCCTTCCAGACCATTTCCAAGGACGCCCGCTGGCTGGCCGACCAGGACGACAAACGCTATCCCCTGGAGATGACCGCCTACAAGGACGAGAAGACCCAGATGCAAAAGATCTACCAGGAGTTGGAAAAGGTGCAGAAGCTGCCCTCACCCCTGGACATGACCCTGATGCCGATGCCCTCCTCGATCGGCGGCGCCCAGGATACCACCTCCGGCAAGGGCGCCATCCTGGCCGGCAGGAACCAGATGTTCCTCAACAGCTTTAAAAACGACCTGGAGCTCGGCGAATCCGTACATATCGTGGGAGATATGATCAAGCAGGGGAACCTTGCTTCGGGGAAGGTCAATTTCAACAACCAGCAGCAATAG
- a CDS encoding sigma-70 family RNA polymerase sigma factor: MRQLKIATQITNRDSQAVEKYLQEISKIPMITPEEETVLAQRIKMSDQRALDKLVQANLRFVVSVAKQYQHQGLSLSDLINEGNLGLIKAAQRFDETKGFKFISYAVWWIRQSILQALAEQGRLVRLPQNKIGTYNKANKAYMAFEQEHEREPSTEELAEILEMSETEINNIFQSNTRHTSLDAPVHEAEDVAMGDLLEGGDSTDEDVMHDSLRAEIRRVLKSLSPREAEIVNAYFGLDGENGVTIEQIGQKYDLTKERIRQIKERAIKRLQKARYSSSLKAYLG, encoded by the coding sequence ATGAGGCAACTGAAGATTGCAACACAAATTACCAATCGTGATTCCCAGGCGGTTGAGAAGTACTTGCAGGAGATTTCCAAGATCCCGATGATCACTCCGGAAGAAGAAACAGTGCTGGCACAACGCATCAAAATGAGCGATCAGAGAGCGTTGGACAAGCTGGTGCAGGCTAACCTGCGTTTCGTCGTCTCCGTAGCGAAGCAGTACCAACACCAGGGGCTATCACTTAGTGACCTCATCAATGAAGGTAATCTGGGTCTGATTAAAGCAGCCCAGCGTTTTGACGAAACCAAAGGTTTCAAGTTCATTTCATACGCGGTATGGTGGATCCGCCAGTCCATCCTGCAGGCGTTGGCAGAGCAAGGACGGCTTGTCCGCCTGCCTCAAAACAAAATTGGCACGTATAACAAAGCCAACAAAGCCTACATGGCCTTCGAGCAAGAGCACGAGCGCGAGCCAAGTACGGAAGAGTTGGCCGAGATCCTCGAAATGAGCGAAACGGAGATCAACAACATCTTCCAAAGCAACACCCGCCACACCTCTCTCGATGCCCCCGTGCACGAGGCCGAGGATGTAGCCATGGGTGACCTGCTGGAAGGTGGGGACTCGACCGATGAGGACGTCATGCACGATTCTCTCCGCGCCGAGATCCGCCGGGTACTGAAATCCCTCAGCCCCCGGGAAGCAGAGATCGTCAACGCTTACTTTGGCCTGGACGGTGAAAACGGTGTGACCATCGAACAGATCGGTCAGAAGTACGACCTCACCAAGGAACGCATCCGCCAGATCAAAGAGCGCGCGATCAAACGCCTCCAAAAGGCCCGCTACAGCAGCTCGCTGAAAGCATACTTAGGGTAG